A window of Hevea brasiliensis isolate MT/VB/25A 57/8 chromosome 14, ASM3005281v1, whole genome shotgun sequence contains these coding sequences:
- the LOC110652320 gene encoding transcription factor MYC2: MEEITSQCSSSSFMSFCQDSSPPLQQRLQFILQSRPEWWVYAIFWQASKDSTGRLVLSWGDGHFRGTKEFAAKVCNKQNQHKFGFNLERKLTDKESQILFTDDMDMDRLADVNVIDYEWFYTVSVTRSFTVEDGILGRTFGSGAFIWLTGNHQLQMYECERVKEASMHGIQTLTCVSTSCGVVELGSSDSIDKDWSLVQLCKSLFGGDSACLVSREPSHESQLQIPNTSFLDIGMFSASQKETSTEKHNEYDKKKDATGQGRSSSDSARSDSDGNFVAGSSDRFKKKGRKQLNGKELPLNHVEAERQRRERLNHRFYALRSVVPNVSKMDKASLLADAVTYIEELKAKVDELESKLQAVSKKCKSINVTDNQSTDSMIDHTRCSSSYKVKSMELDVKIVGSEAMIRFLSPDVNYPGARLMEVLKEVEFKVHHASMSSIKEMVLQDVVARVPDGLTNEDVVRSAILQRMQN; encoded by the coding sequence ATGGAGGAGATAACGTCCCAATGTTCTTCATCCTCCTTTATGTCGTTTTGTCAAGATTCCTCTCCCCCACTCCAACAACGACTCCAGTTCATCCTCCAAAGCCGGCCTGAATGGTGGGTCTACGCTATATTCTGGCAGGCGTCCAAGGATTCCACTGGCCGCCTTGTTTTATCATGGGGCGATGGTCATTTCCGTGGAACCAAAGAATTTGCAGCCAAAGTTTGCAACAAGCAGAACCAACACAAATTTGGGTTCAATCTTGAAAGAAAGTTGACTGACAAAGAGTCTCAAATCCTTTTCACTGATGATATGGACATGGACAGATTGGCAGACGTGAATGTTATTGACTATGAATGGTTTTATACAGTATCAGTGACTAGATCTTTCACTGTTGAGGATGGAATTCTTGGCAGGACATTTGGATCCGGAGCTTTTATTTGGTTGACGGGAAACCATCAGCTACAGATGTACGAGTGTGAGAGAGTTAAAGAGGCTAGTATGCATGGAATACAGACATTGACCTGTGTTTCAACCTCTTGCGGAGTTGTTGAATTGGGTTCCTCGGATTCGATCGATAAAGATTGGAGCCTAGTGCAACTCTGCAAATCGCTCTTCGGGGGAGACTCAGCCTGTTTGGTCTCAAGGGAGCCAAGCCATGAGTCTCAGCTTCAGATTCCTAATACTTCTTTCCTTGATATTGGCATGTTTTCAGCTTCTCAGAAGGAGACCTCTACAGAGAAGCACAATGAATACGACAAAAAGAAAGATGCCACTGGTCAAGGTCGGTCATCATCTGACTCTGCACGTTCTGATTCTGATGGAAATTTTGTTGCTGGGAGTTCTGATCGGTTcaagaaaaaaggaagaaagcAACTAAACGGCAAAGAATTGCCTCTGAACCACGTTGAAGCAGAGAGGCAGCGCAGAGAAAGGCTGAATCATCGATTCTATGCACTACGATCTGTAGTTCCTAATGTGTCAAAGATGGATAAAGCATCTCTACTAGCAGATGCTGTTACTTACATCGAGGAGCTCAAGGCCAAAGTTGATGAATTGGAGTCCAAACTACAAGCAGTATCCAAGAAATGCAAGAGCATAAACGTCACAGACAATCAAAGCACAGATTCCATGATTGATCACACCAGGTGTTCTTCAAGTTACAAAGTCAAGTCAATGGAATTGGATGTGAAAATTGTAGGATCAGAAGCCATGATAAGATTCCTTTCCCCAGATGTTAATTACCCAGGTGCGAGGTTGATGGAAGTGCTTAAAGAAGTAGAGTTCAAAGTTCATCACGCAAGCATGTCAAGCATCAAGGAGATGGTGCTTCAAGATGTTGTGGCTAGAGTTCCAGATGGACTCACAAATGAAGATGTTGTGAGAAGTGCTATTCTTCAAAGAATGCAAAACTAA